In Vespula pensylvanica isolate Volc-1 chromosome 2, ASM1446617v1, whole genome shotgun sequence, the genomic window AATAATTTTCTCATCTCGTCTTATCTGTCGTTTTGTTTCAAAAATTGTTCCGAATATTACTGGCactcgatagaaagaaaaatatgtcacTGAATCAAAATCGTTAGCAatagataattttcttatcgacTTGTACAATAAAACACGAAGAAGAGTTCATTTCTGTACAAGGTACCAGTCGAGTCTTAACCGTCTGGAATGAATTCACCGTTGCTCGGAAAAAGCCGGCTGACCAACTTATTTTcgaatgtttctctctccctctccttctccctctccctctccctcttcctctccctctccctctccctctccctctccctctccctctccctctccctctccctctccctatCCCTATCCTTTTCGGTCGACCGACGGTCGAAAGGATCCAAAcggcaaataaaaaaacacaaaagaaCGGATATCGGTGCGAGAAACAAGTCCCGCTTAACCAACTACATTTCGGTAAGAGGTAATGCCCCGTTATACTTCGGTCCATTCGTTCATTCAAAAGGTCACTAAGAGATGAAAAGCTATCGACAAAAGGCCCATACCAAAATCctctatttatatttgtgacatcttttacaagaaaaagacACACTTAGGAAAAATTTGATGAGACAGGAAtgttatgtttaaaaaaaaaaaaaagcatagaGATTTAAAACAGAGATCCTATTCACAATTTCTTTATGAAGAAATTGCGTGCggcatattattatatcgtcgtaagaacgataaagagcaataatgaaaattcgagGTCATCTTGGTCATATATTAACTAAGTAAATAAGACATCCTCATTGGCTATCTCGTAATAAGGTtcgacgatcgttcgaaaaagcAATAGAGTTTGGATAAAGATCAGGCATTGAATCGAATCGTCCGTAATGTCCGAGAAAttgcatttttcttcgatacttGTGTCGCGTTCGCCAATCATCTACAATTTCGTCTTATGTCCGTCAAAATCGGAAatgaataaacgatatttgtcgatttctttttatttttttatgcgaacgattgtatttttttgttttcaacacgcatcgttaaatttatgttaataaCTAAGATGATTTATCGAGCCTCAATAAATTGTAAGcgaatttaaatgaaaattttagtTAGAGACACGTAACAAATGTTTCTCCTAACCACGAGATCATTAATTTACATAGGTCGTACCAAAAAGATTATCGCGCTTCTACGATTATTAGTCTGCCGcacatttacatattttttctttttgctattttttttatgactttATGATCTATGTCAATGAAGGATGTCAAAGAATTATTgacaaatttgataaaaaatttacaaaatgtaTCCTCCTTAAgtcgatatagaaaaataaaattctatgtgAAGATATGACGTGAGAAGCATAATGAATtacgaaagaattaattttattttacattaaagaTCTACGCAGAGACGATCGTTTACTTTATTCCGgacaaatacaattttttgcgCTTGCTTGGCAAATACCTCGACGTTATGTCGTAAAcctttcttttgctctttttctaagaaaattgTCTTCCTCGtccaaatattttacaaagattATTTTACTGCAAAGCCTGCTAGTCCAGTCATGCAACGTAATCGAATCAACATATAATGAGCAATTCATTGAAAACCTTcggaaaattttatttccatatGAATTTGATCAATCGCAGTAATGCGCGTACGTATTTACACGCGTTTATCAAGTGTAAAGGTTATTTTACTTCAGAACTGATTGAAtgctaaaataaaattttttacgcgATCATGAACATtatgaaatatagaaatgtGTTACAGCAGACGTAACACaacgcgcgcacgcgcgccGGTATTACGGTTATTAGCTAGGTTCACCTTTCATCTTTGACAGAAGTCACAGAGATAAGACCGAGTATCTTGGATTCTTTCAGGGTTGCTTCAAGATTATACGGATGTTGTGCAATCATGATCCTGAGGCAACTTTAACCCTGATACAATCCCGACGCACGCATGTATGTAAGGATAAAAGGGATGGACCGTGGTAAAAGGAGTGAGGGAGGGGAAggggagggaagagagagagagagagagagagagtgagagagagagagagagagagagagagagagagaactcggaAACGATCGGATGCTATCGGATCGGTGAAAGAACTCTTTAATGGCGCACTTGCCAGCGATACCTTCAGTTTTTGATACAGGCTCGGACTCTTCTCATCGCGGGTGCTTCTCTCGCCGCTGAAGCTGTACGAAGATCTCCacggattatttatttacatgcTAAGCGTTTTCGGCCGATTCGCTCCCCTTTTCAAAACGCATAAGCACGATCAGTTGCTCTTCGCGAaccgatcgatctatcgtatcgtatcgtagcTACGGACAATCGACTCCGACGCACCAAGATGACTGattacaaagaaatttttgaaaacatTAAAGGTAATTCTATCTTAAAGACTTCTCTTCGATCGCTCCAAAACTTCATCCAACTCAATCTATCGAGTCATTCGATTTCTATTTAATGAAAGATCGACCGACGTTTCGGATTTACGTCAAACATTcctcattataaatatttgaagacGACTACGGatacaatttaatatattcatttccaTTGCTAATTATTGCTAGTTCGATGAACCTCTTCAATGACTTTTAAGCGCGGATTAACATTACAAAACAGATACCTACTTTTACTTTGacacttcattttattttctttattaattcacTACGCGCGAATATCAAAACAATATAGACGAACTTTGAATCTCTGTTTAGATCCCATGATCGACACGTGGCCGTTAATGGGTTCTCCAGGGCCGATACTCTGCATCGTTTTAGTATATTTGCTTTTTGTCATCAAAATTGGCCcgaaaataatggaaaatcgTCCGGCCTTCGAACTCAAAGGCTTTTTAATAGCGTATAACGCGTTGTTAATCGTCTTTAATATATGGTTAACATCCTTGGTAAGAGTAGCTCTAATCGAActcgtttaatcgattatttaacgACGATAGCAATAATTGATAAGAAATGTGATCACTTTCAGGCTACAAAAATCGATCTCACAGCTTTGATTCGTTCGAACGGATGCAGACTGCAAACTCATCAATTGTCCAAAGACGAATCTTTGGAAACGCCGGTCAATGAACATTCTCAAATTGTAACGATATACACATTTTGccgtcgaatttatttattccttctttgtttttttttttcttatttgtctttttcttttttttttttttcttcgtttaatattACAGTTATCAACGGCAGCCTGGTGGTACTTCTTCGCTAAGATTATCGAGCTTATAGATACGGtaagatataatgaaaaaaaaattcaataaaagattttatgaCGTGTCGCGAGTCGCGccatctttaaaaaaagaaggaattaatttatcgaatgatATATAGTTTTGTGTAATATTCTGCAAATATGTACAAGGGAAGGTGTTATTGAGAAATAGATTTTAAAACGTCGCCGGCTAACAATCGTTAGGGATCTCTCAAACGGAAGAGAATTTCTCAATTCTTTCATATCAACTCATTTGCACACGAATGCACTAGTTTCGATCGTTCTTCATCTTAATAATTCAAACGAAACGACggctcttccttctttcttaccgtccctttcattttctcacttctttcatttttcttttcctttttttttgcatttttttcagGTATTCTTCATTTTGCGAAAGAAACAGAACCAACTGACTTTCCTTCACATTTATCATCATAGCGCCACAGCCTTGTTCGCATGGTGTTATCTCAAGCTACTTCCCGGTGAACAAGGTATCGTCGTAGGGCTACTCAACTCTATGGTTCACATCGTTATGTACTCGTATTACTTGATATCCGCATTGGGCCcaaaatacaaaaagtatTTGTGGTGGAAGAAATATATGACCTTGTTCCAACTGGTAAGTCATCCAATGAACGAGTCATTTATATACAagttcgagaagaaagaacgaatttttcatataaaaccAACACATTTGTAGATCCAATTCGTTATAATGATCGTTTATCTCCTATTAACGTTGGTAATGGACTGCAGAATGCCAAAAATCTTAACTTACTGCTTCATGACGCACGTGGTGATCTTCATGTACCTGTTCAGTAATTTCTACAGGAAAGCCTACATCAAGCAGAAACAAGTGTAAAATAATTCGCCAAGGATAACGATAGacgtagatagataaatatacgcatgtatatgtataaatctaCTACGATTTAATATTCAAGTTTcgtaaaaagttttataaaaagttcCGTGTGGTATAAATTGGGATCAATGATCCTGGGATTAGATTATGATCCTGAGGTAGGAACGGAAGATAGGACTATTCGCGGTCAACGaataattagttttttttagatcgatcGGTGATATGCtaattaagataaaagaaaaagaaagcgcAGAAAAggtatttctttatctattatcGCTATTTACGATCTCCGAGATGTAGGTCGATCAACATAAGTTTACCTTCGCGACCCGATAGCGAGACAAGATTCGTGACGGCCTACAAACTTTTATGGCCTGTGTTTTCGTGAAAACGATATCGAcgatgtatattaaataataatatacaaactAAGACAATGTCgaattaatgaagaaaaataaataaatatatttcctattattaattctaaacgattatcgatttgttttcttctaaCAGTTTTATCTTCGCTCGAATCGATCAACGCTTTAATCAAGCTCTCTAATGTTCGTTACACCTACACTGATCACTATGAGCTCTAATATCAATAAAGAGTATAACGTATACAAAGAAAACCAATACAGAAAACATTCAGTCGAAATTTCTTCtcgttattttcaaaaattctatTCTTCGATCCTAGTCTTTTCCTTATATTCCCGCTACTTACAGATGGCGTTTGCAACGTTCGATTTCGTATATCGTCTAACCACAAATCACGCACATACAGAACTTCGATTGTTTcgcattataaataatattcgattagAATGCACGATAAAAATAGTTTTCTAAATCAATGACTAAAAGATAGAGTTTAAGGCGCTGAGATTTGtagaatattgtatatttttatcaaagtgTGTCTACGTTAAAGTGACAATGACATAACTTGCAGCGTTTGTGTCATCCACCgacaaaacaatttttaatttcatctataatttatcaataatcgGGTAACGAGATTAAGAGCTTATTttaaagtatgaaaaaaaattagagttATTAATCTTCTCgttgtattatatttgtgAGTGGtgaggtgtgtgtgtgtgtgtgtgtgtgtgtgtgtgtgtgtgtaaacgTAAATAATTGGTTACAAGTACaagaataatatgtattattttatatttttaggtGAAGGTGAATAAGAAACACTGAAGATGGAAGTAATAGAATTAGTTTCAGACGAAGAATTACCTAACAATAAGGTTAAAAATGCTAAGATTTCTAAAACCTGTAATACTAATTGTATAAACTTCAAATGTAATTCAGGAGTTGATATGAAACCTGCGCCATCCTTTGCTTGCGCATATTATGGTATCAatacagaaaagagaaaaagacctAAAGTAATATGCAAGCAATGTTTTAATATGGCTTTGGAGCATCAAAAAGTATACAacattattttgaaaatatttatatattacttatgtCGTCGTATGTAATCGAAACTacatagattttctttttattttggcAGCAATTGGTAGCAGCATTCTTGGATCAAAAATCTTTATTGAGATGTAATTTTCCAGATCATACGGTAGAAGTTGAAATTTCTGATAGCGATGAGTCcgacgatgagaaaaaaaaagagcttGATGACAACAGTGAGATTacattagatttttttttttttttttttttttttacaagactGCATTCTAAAAGCTATATTTAACTTTCTTTGATTTAAGTCTTTTTggcttttattatatatagatacttattTGCCGACGGAAGTACTTTTGgatttagaagaaaaattggatAGTACATTGCAATcactttttaatcgatataatctgAATTATCAAATAGAGGAAGCGCACAATGTATTGATAGAACAGTGGAAACAGATTGATGGTATCTATACACATTGAATAACTTTCTCAATAAAGATCTAAAGATgctatattaataaatcaaaaaattttatcgacagaaagaaataaaaccaTTGATGATCAGATAAGAGCATTAACTTCCCATATGGACACGTTAAGAAATAGTTTGTACGAAGACTTCAGACCACAAATTCGAATGCTTCAGGAACTTCAAATAGATTCAGATTACGAAGAAAGTATTGCCCATCCACTTGTAGCAACTAAAAAAGTCACACAAGTACGCATGTCACCTTGTAAAATGCAGCAAGATTCTCAACCGGAAATACTACCCATCGAGAGGGATAATAGACAAATGATAACATTGGATTTACCTCCTAGCGGTCCCCTTGTCAAAGTCCAACCAGAAATTGACAGTATCGTTTACATCATGAAACATCCTCTCATGCGATGGATTAAAGcaaaggtaaaaaagaagcaaaagtaaaggaaaacaaaacaaaacaaaatatagaaaaacaatGTTGATTACAAAGAATTTCATCTGagaaataattctctttctagGTACAAAATGTGGTTTCCAAAAGTCCATTACATTGTAGAGTAAGATTATTGCAAAAAAAGTACAATTCAGTTATCAAGTCTGTCTTTGGTAAACAAATTGCTGTAGCAGTACCAAGTAAAGTTTTGATTCCTGTCGGTACCAGAGTCGTCGCTATCTTTCATGATTcggaaaattatgaaaaagttATGGAAAAATTGGATGCTTCCAATTTTTATAGCGGAGTGATCGCAGAACCTCCTAAATCTACGAATAAGTACAggttaataataagaagaaatattttttggatgatatttatattttcgaattatttcaaaaattattcttatgcATCGATGATGTTAACTTGTCAGATACTTGGTGTTCTTCGATGATGGATACGTACAGTATGTCACGCACAAAGATATCTTTGTAGTATCTGAAAGTTCTCCTAGAGTTTGGGAAGACGTAGCTACCGAATCACGAgattttgtaagaaaatatatggaaaCGTATCCAGAAAGACCTATGGTGAAACTACAAAATGGTCAGATAGTGAAGACCGAATGGAATGGTAAATGGTGGGTTGCAAGGGTTAAACAAGTAGATGCGAGTCTCGTGCAAATGCACTTTGATGCAGATCAAAGAACAGAATGGATTTATAGAGGTTCTGCCAGATTGGGACCTTTATATCTCGAACTATTAAAAGCAAATGCTAGGCAGCATGGTCATCATGCTTCCCTCAATACACCTAGTCGTCATCGTATTCCTATTATTTCCAATGTAAGCATTTCATAGCGTCAAAAATAATTCTCCTTTTCAATCGCTATTCctctttatttatagaaaaacaatCTACCTTATGTGGAATATACTTCGAATGTAGAAGCAGACGAGGAGgcaagaaatattcaaataggAAAGCAATCGGACACTGCGGCTATTGGAAATCAGAATTCCAGTATACCTAAAGCAATTTCCGCGGTAACACCATCGCAGTCTCGTGCCGTCGCTAAAAAAAGTACTAGTAAAAAACCAATAGTAACAGATACAACTGCTTATAATCCTAATCTAGAAATGAAATCTTCTCACAGCATCGTTGTAAGTTTAGTATTGTTGCATAAAACACAGTTAAAAAATTACGCGTGTgtgtgaaaaatattaatgaatattattggaatgatagaaaatattttttttatagtattatCAAACACAAAACGAGAttcaaacgaagaaatttGTTCCTCATAAATGTGGACCACATTGTATACAAAGCATATCTTTTACACCAGATGATTTGAAAGGATACTCGCCCCTTTCGATTCCTCTACTGTGTGGTTGGAATAGACAACTCTGCAAATTTCCTAAAGGCAAAAAAGTTATATTGTATCAAGCCCCGTGCGGTATAAGATTACGAAACATGGAAGAGCTACATCATTATCTTCGTCTTACGGCTAGTCCAATGTCGGtagatttatttgatttcgaTTATTGGGTCCATTGTCTAGCAGAGTTTGTTTTAGACAAATGTTTTGTTAACATTAAAGTaagcaaatattaaaattatttttctatttaatttcacacgataatgataaatgtaaaatgatTCGATGACATTACTCGACTTTATTACCAAGTTGATATAATCTGAAATATGTGTTCATACGCCAGGATCTTAGCTATGGAGTGGAAAATGTGCCAATACCGTGCGTGAATGAATTAGATCATGCTTTACCCGATACTATCAGATATAGCACTCAAAGAGAACCTACAGAAGGCGTAAACTTAAATTTAGATCCAAATTTTCTTTGTAGTTGTGATTGCGAAGACGATTGCCAGGtagtcatatatatttacttgtatgaagcaatatatatcatttatgtaTCATTGActttaatcatattttctgGCAAAATCTGTTTGTGCAGGATAAAACAAGATGTCAATGTTGGCAACTGACGATACAAGGAGCAACTTTGGGAGGAAGAGTACCAAATACAGCTGTTGGCTATGTTTATAAACGTTTACCAGAACCAGTAACCACTGGTATTTATGAGTGTAATTCTGGCTGCAAGTGCGCCGTAAAAACGTGTTTGAACAGAGTCGTACAGCATCCGcttaaattgaaattacaaGTCTTCAAAACGGCACCTCGTGGGTGGGGCATAAGGTGTCTCACTGACATTCCACTTGgttcttttatttgtatttatgcTGGACGGCTATTGACTGAACAGGTATAAAGCCGAGTTAGCACGAAGCTTTTCTCAATAAGTCATATATGTTTGAAGAGACGtgtatgaaattaatatattatcattaataatccGTTTCCGTGGCACATAGGGTGCAAACGAAGGTGGAAAAAATTATGGAGATGAATATCTTGCGGAATTGGATTATGTTGAAGTTGtggaaggaatgaaagaaggtTACGAAAGTGATGTTTTTGATCCAGAAATGTCTTTGACTCCTgcagaagataagaaaaaagaaaatgctgcAAGCGACGAAGAGTATAATACCAAAAACAATACAAACGATTCTGATGAAGATTTCAACATTAGCAAATACGTGAATTTTTCTGTAGACTCAAATGAACCTTCTATCAGGTACATTAAAGAATATCATAAGAATATGCTAAGTATGATTTcggaagagaaatatatttttacccTGTATACCTATACCTTATCCATTATCGTTGTAACAATTGAATTTTACATTTAGTTATGTAATTTCAGAAAGCGCCTTAGGAAACGTAAAAAAGGCGAAACACTCAATCAAGATGGCTCGGAGGAAAACAGCGAAGATGGAAGTACTACGAAAAGTTTAGAAAATCTTTCTACGAAATCAATTGCGCTTGAAAATCGTTCAACGGATCAAGATACAGTTACGATAagcgacgaagaagaaaatcgaagtaGTAGACGCGAACCAAGTAGATTCGATCCATCGGTAGAGCCTATGCAATTAGATAGACCCAAGTTTAAATCTGTAAGGGATTTTTACGGAGAAGATGAAGCTGTTTACATTATGGATGCCAAAACAACGGGAAATATAGGCCGTTacttaaatgtaaatatttacaaattctcATTAGAGTTTTCATCGTCAAACATTGAGCATTACACCATTTTTCCAGCATTCTTGTGACCCGAACGTTTTTGTTCAAAACGTATTTGTAGATACGCACGATGTACGTTTTCCGTGGGTAGCGTTTTTtgctttaaattatattagagCTGGACAAGAACTAACATGGAATTATAGTTATGACGTAGGTAGCATACCAGGTaaagtaattatttgtaaatgtgGCGCATCAAATTGCAGAGGCCGGCTTCTCTAAGGTATGTAACTATTAATTAACGTCGTAATTTGTTaagtagaatttattttcttttttttttgtctctttgttttttttttaatatagcaAAACCACATTCAATTGCAGAAAATATTATGAGAGGCAATGTACATTGTTACAAGTACAAATGAAATAGCGAtaagaattttctaaataataatgcaACGGATGTCGACGTATGTGTACAGTAAAAAAACATgatgaaaaaagggaagaagattaagtaatgcaaattttatatactagAAGGTGGGACTATTATGGTATcctttagaaaaattctaaaaggAGAAGATAAACACGATTGTATTATcaatgtatacatgtattcaTTTTGCAAACATCCAAATGTGACATAACAttaaaacagaacaaaaatatacaaaacgCATGTTATATATTGCATAAATTCatcgattatatattacagTCTTTTCCTCTTTAGCCTGTTCCACTAAGCAGACATCTACATAtgtgttataatattttgctAACTTTGCTATTAAACAACCTGTTTAATTTTGTACCATCTACAATAGAAGGGATGCGCGTGGATGAATGCCGTACCAATCAAGTTAGCATTAAATCTCACAGAATAGGCCAGTTGAATGCGCAGCACTCTAATAAACTTTTAGCCATGTGTATGAAGTTGACAAAGTCAACAAAATTCATAACAATGCTCCAATGACTTATGATTTTTGAttattgtacatttttttatatcttccaaGACAATATATATGAGACATGATCTTCGTAAACACATTCATAATCTTTTTTGATATAACTTATATTGAACAAAAAGACTTTTAACTTGGATTGAAAGTAAATCAATCAAAGAATaattcaaacaaaaatttacattgttaggtatttcatttttaataatacttaatGTTTATGTTGTaactaaaatttttttttcactagaaaaattataaatataatattaaaacagcCTTTTTGAAAGATATGTGAAAGGaatgatcgatattaataaacaaataataaatagattaaaatgaattcattttataGAATGTATCAAAATATTCTCTACAGTATACTCGGTTAAATtggaaaaataagattaattcCAATGCGTATAACACATAAAAAGATGTTACTATACAGTATAAATTTAGAACTTATTAGTATAACTGAAATctactaaaaaataattcccTGATTATGTATCTTTCATGTGCGACATATCGTTATAAAACTGTGATCCCCATATTTCTGACAGCTTTCAttcaaaatacataaatacgatgGTTAAAAGTATGcacgaaattaaaaacaaagcaatcgcgatattatattaagaaCATTAACATactagaataaaaaaagttatcgCCTTGTATACGTTAGGATTTCTGCTAGTGCATTCTGAGAAGCtgtttgatttcttctttctcagcGGCGTTCAAATAACTTGTCCCGTCGGGAGTTAATCCATCCGGTCTAGCGCCTTTTTCTAACAATAGTTTAACGCAATGCGTATGGCCTTCCCAAATTGCAGCCAGTAATGTTGTTATCCCATGTTTGTCCGTAGCCtgaaaaatgattattgacgttacgtttatttaatcgtttataaatatttttctactttggCACAAAGTTTAAGTACTCGAGAAGTTTAACGATACAACTTACATTAGCATCCGCACCTTTCTCTAATAGATATCTGACTACATCATATTGTCCATAATCTGCAGCATAATGTAACGGTGTTCTTCCATCTATCATTTGATTTACATCGATATTCTGTCGGGtaaagatatacgtatatataatgtgtgcgtgtgtgtacacacatacacacacacacacacaattatacaataatataagaCGAAATATGatgaaatagaattttacATAAAGTAAAATGTTGCGGTAAATATATCTCATTGGAATGAGATTATACTCTGTTGCAACGTATAAAAAtctagaatatattaaaataaaatatatgtaagaaGAATTGATATAGTACAATTACCGACAGCACGCAATCGTAAAAGATAATTAGAAAGCAAAATTGATGCAGCTGTTATTTAAGCAATTGCAAAGTACTGCACGAACGAACTGATTACTTATTACTTTAAATAAAGCaattaagaagataaaaataattggtcgttataatatttagtcgtaaatctataatatgtaaaaatgattaaagtcTATAAAATAAGATGTCATATTTGCCTTATTCTCAACGATATCCCGAACTTGCTCGAGATCACCATTTTTTATTCCCCAAACGAGTTCGCtcatttttttcgtaaatttattcaaacaaACTCTTGTCAACCGATAGAcgtatctaatataaaattgtaaccGCTTGTGTCAATTATGTGACGAATCTTACATCCATCAGATTTGGTTAAACATCCGCACGAAAGAGCAGACCGAACGTGATGTCaggatgtaaaaaaaattgtatgcgATAAGCGTATAAAAAGCGTGGCGGCGTTAGCGCTCCAGCGACGTTCTACTGATACGCCAAATACGCGTTGGGCGCGATAAATTGAAAGTTTTAATGAAACGTTACcgttatgataaaataaacgaaaattattgGTCAAATGGATTATGAGATCTCGATGCGACCGATGCGAAAGATCTCTGGATATGtttataaatcgtataatataattcttatcgTAGCGCAAGATAAATTAGCGCAAGTATTTCGCGTGGAAATAGTTTTGAAATTCGACCACCAGGGAGCGCATGGATAGTAAGGGAACACGGGCGCACCTATTAAACGAATGAGGCGTTATTCGAAGCCCTTGTTGCTTCCTACCTTTTCTACGAGTTTGGCTCCCCTGATCGCAATTCACAACAGTAGTGGTGCCGGTTGTATTATAGGTTAAATTTGTGTGATTTTGTGTGACTTACAATTAGTTTTACTTAGAATTGTGAAAATGGACAATCGGATTACGATATGTGACCCAGATGAGGAAGAAATagacaatgaaatatttcgagatatcgagCCAGTCAAGTGGATTAACGATGATCCAAATTATGGCTTGGATGAAATCAACATGTTCTTCCATAGGGTGGATTCAGATCAGATCATATatgaggagaaaaagaaaaaatgt contains:
- the LOC122627241 gene encoding uncharacterized protein LOC122627241; translation: MTTLINHLYTQYRYITEYKADPRTEDFLFVKPLWVIGIIGIYLHFVYKSGSAFMKKKKPYKLNKILQLYNVMQIILNGYLLVRVILLGLIWKYKFVCEPVDYSNNQFALQVTAIVWFYYMLKIFDLLDTIFFILRKKQNQITFLHVYHHAGMIIVTWVGIRYLPGGHGVFLGLINTFIHVIMYTHYLWTSLNLGKAWWKKYITQLQIFQFIIIFLQFLWGVLTKDCAYPKVLLLLFIPHNILMIVLFIEFYYKSYIQKKSSQIDKNGLLTRTNQSGVELSNGRPNISENLTKSKLLARSVALREPIDLSYRIVATDNRLRRTKMTDYKEIFENIKDPMIDTWPLMGSPGPILCIVLVYLLFVIKIGPKIMENRPAFELKGFLIAYNALLIVFNIWLTSLATKIDLTALIRSNGCRLQTHQLSKDESLETPVNEHSQILSTAAWWYFFAKIIELIDTVFFILRKKQNQLTFLHIYHHSATALFAWCYLKLLPGEQGIVVGLLNSMVHIVMYSYYLISALGPKYKKYLWWKKYMTLFQLIQFVIMIVYLLLTLVMDCRMPKILTYCFMTHVVIFMYLFSNFYRKAYIKQKQV
- the LOC122627179 gene encoding myotrophin-like isoform X1 — its product is MSELVWGIKNGDLEQVRDIVENKNIDVNQMIDGRTPLHYAADYGQYDVVRYLLEKGADANATDKHGITTLLAAIWEGHTHCVKLLLEKGARPDGLTPDGTSYLNAAEKEEIKQLLRMH
- the LOC122627179 gene encoding myotrophin-like isoform X2, whose translation is MDNIDVNQMIDGRTPLHYAADYGQYDVVRYLLEKGADANATDKHGITTLLAAIWEGHTHCVKLLLEKGARPDGLTPDGTSYLNAAEKEEIKQLLRMH
- the LOC122627174 gene encoding histone-lysine N-methyltransferase eggless, giving the protein MEVIELVSDEELPNNKVKNAKISKTCNTNCINFKCNSGVDMKPAPSFACAYYGINTEKRKRPKVICKQCFNMALEHQKQLVAAFLDQKSLLRCNFPDHTVEVEISDSDESDDEKKKELDDNNTYLPTEVLLDLEEKLDSTLQSLFNRYNLNYQIEEAHNVLIEQWKQIDERNKTIDDQIRALTSHMDTLRNSLYEDFRPQIRMLQELQIDSDYEESIAHPLVATKKVTQVRMSPCKMQQDSQPEILPIERDNRQMITLDLPPSGPLVKVQPEIDSIVYIMKHPLMRWIKAKVQNVVSKSPLHCRVRLLQKKYNSVIKSVFGKQIAVAVPSKVLIPVGTRVVAIFHDSENYEKVMEKLDASNFYSGVIAEPPKSTNKYRYLVFFDDGYVQYVTHKDIFVVSESSPRVWEDVATESRDFVRKYMETYPERPMVKLQNGQIVKTEWNGKWWVARVKQVDASLVQMHFDADQRTEWIYRGSARLGPLYLELLKANARQHGHHASLNTPSRHRIPIISNKNNLPYVEYTSNVEADEEARNIQIGKQSDTAAIGNQNSSIPKAISAVTPSQSRAVAKKSTSKKPIVTDTTAYNPNLEMKSSHSIVYYQTQNEIQTKKFVPHKCGPHCIQSISFTPDDLKGYSPLSIPLLCGWNRQLCKFPKGKKVILYQAPCGIRLRNMEELHHYLRLTASPMSVDLFDFDYWVHCLAEFVLDKCFVNIKDLSYGVENVPIPCVNELDHALPDTIRYSTQREPTEGVNLNLDPNFLCSCDCEDDCQDKTRCQCWQLTIQGATLGGRVPNTAVGYVYKRLPEPVTTGIYECNSGCKCAVKTCLNRVVQHPLKLKLQVFKTAPRGWGIRCLTDIPLGSFICIYAGRLLTEQGANEGGKNYGDEYLAELDYVEVVEGMKEGYESDVFDPEMSLTPAEDKKKENAASDEEYNTKNNTNDSDEDFNISKYVNFSVDSNEPSIRKRLRKRKKGETLNQDGSEENSEDGSTTKSLENLSTKSIALENRSTDQDTVTISDEEENRSSRREPSRFDPSVEPMQLDRPKFKSVRDFYGEDEAVYIMDAKTTGNIGRYLNHSCDPNVFVQNVFVDTHDVRFPWVAFFALNYIRAGQELTWNYSYDVGSIPGKVIICKCGASNCRGRLL